In the genome of Streptomyces sp. NBC_00190, one region contains:
- a CDS encoding DNA-binding protein has translation MTSDSTTDSTTTGKDGVSVSEAELLLKAGAVLPHGTEGAGPTAVDLTARAYRHPALGDDRVVVRLAAAELGPAEDLAAGFLGLVPEEGEPPVVGLGHRQALGFPEWVLVHHPEDGHHALAVVPELDRIARQAKTKPKAALDACHELAGRLAAAVPHFLPVFHEQAARIFLAVENTTYAAQLFGRARTAEAQHGLSVDEDRLDAVFLEFALAGALPVKVLTGYGKELAVRVSPAEAHERFRRLCVRRTAGGLPPSAQAATELRRLARAAGLTGTEPEQDYLAELLPLPATLRAATGWWKAHRGALVALARRVPSVRGTLLDLTPPGGGDSVALTGLWLDILQESGATAGLESQDLPAEQRCADGAAGWLERFHAARHAGWGTRPTPPALLDVVTRCAAQLRTELARPGREAGLRVGVEDADLLDLLLTLEVPVADPDPEDKRYQHNQLNLRDWAMADQRRDLAAVAADTRFHPAFHRALNAFGDAAGGTTVVRRVAASTGTRPLLAEWMRGVARASTAAGLPGVPDAIQRLTWLPAEALELAPEEVAAAAATDLGETLARTLRAGLFEELVWPAWESAVADLTPGQGRQGLTVVEAWPYLIVANQTQVRVIDADTTVLTHDLRVPTGSNYRYGFHYVDGDLLVFWSAWSADRTEGYWHSSPGTVFTLDTDRNHWSLRTEHVSLPLPDGGRTTGGGVLHRGDTALPSELPVLSDGTSYWVWQRRDHSSECDGSCGNPGSGWREYDPAGNALGRFSLPGFLSDALRAHPEDDVATGQSGWLRPAPTVEGSVLGAPADGLLGWRAVRIPGHGWQGTDTGGRTVTVPEGGDYPIAALTFPGDDRPRALSHRWRELSISDPEGVVTAQSRGDHRKAAFATGSVDLPPLSHWYALRPRDPEGSAALRTADGETIGTLLKAAAAADKAADLPDLVSAALPRVTAPRLVGGIVEVLRFALTQQKALDAVAARLHPDAGPAEETVQGPTDRILDEALSGLTGASYYRNGADSDVAHRLLRELAAACARTDAAEVPGRLHFDVPALPYSNLRWTPLLDQPAAVAYRAVAVGATDEQREALLGLLGAVDALGLASAEASADRWRRVLLHLDQRHLRTPDGIERTLYQRSVLPLGGGAVIALTEHSESVPDGQEFGALLHDPTGRFTVPGPYSVRGEAPLGDPSRDAGWLAAFLQEAARRGAAPFVPEAAEEFTRLTGVPGALARLVIAGLPHVDTWQSNFLPADLRTALGVKATEAAHARNELRSLDSGVRQAVVAALLPVDPARLWTEGPDAAAAADVWNRRVGRRTRVPDWLLAEAARAVRSGWAAHCALPAVLDPAASRELSADVEWTVRGDHAEPVQPATEPFTSAVLTGTMAMAAWLAHRLPAGDPVRAALPPALTAVRQRLAAPGLLLCVGHFTSLSDFRKAAGTPTETGEDHERYGAVVMATHDGQPKPALRPALLDSTGSDPYLPLLRGDDQRISGVEAALLTAHDPRFAALLADPGAPAAGAVDKDGTWWPQDPSRSVPELVAEVAAEHGLGADAAALYLALLAMPDPTDRNTARWTGWKPARLKAARAELAATDLVVSAGRSRAGRSLFLPGGWADMASPALPVERWKLPMYGHTLPGMLLPAEPASELYRRAWQRVREGDVPRFEELKVKRTRARRR, from the coding sequence AGCGACAGCACCACCGACAGCACCACCACGGGGAAGGACGGCGTGTCCGTGAGCGAGGCCGAACTGCTGCTCAAGGCCGGGGCGGTACTGCCGCACGGAACCGAGGGCGCGGGCCCCACCGCCGTCGACCTGACCGCGCGCGCCTACCGTCACCCCGCCCTCGGTGACGACCGCGTCGTCGTCCGGCTCGCCGCCGCCGAACTGGGCCCGGCCGAGGACCTCGCCGCCGGCTTCCTGGGCCTGGTGCCCGAGGAGGGCGAGCCGCCCGTCGTCGGCCTCGGCCACCGCCAGGCACTCGGCTTCCCCGAATGGGTCCTGGTCCACCACCCCGAGGACGGCCACCACGCCCTCGCCGTCGTGCCCGAACTCGACCGCATCGCCCGGCAGGCCAAGACGAAGCCCAAGGCGGCCCTCGACGCGTGCCACGAGCTCGCCGGGCGGCTCGCCGCCGCCGTCCCGCACTTCCTGCCGGTCTTCCACGAGCAGGCCGCCCGTATCTTCCTCGCCGTCGAGAACACCACGTACGCCGCCCAGCTGTTCGGCCGCGCCCGCACCGCGGAGGCCCAGCACGGGCTGAGCGTCGACGAGGACCGGCTGGACGCCGTCTTCCTCGAATTCGCCCTGGCCGGCGCCCTGCCGGTCAAGGTGCTCACCGGCTACGGCAAGGAACTGGCCGTCCGCGTCAGCCCCGCCGAGGCCCACGAGCGCTTCCGCCGCCTGTGCGTGCGCCGCACCGCGGGCGGGCTGCCGCCCTCCGCGCAGGCCGCCACCGAGCTGCGCCGCCTGGCCCGCGCCGCCGGCCTGACGGGCACCGAGCCCGAGCAGGACTACCTCGCCGAACTGCTGCCGCTGCCCGCCACCCTGCGCGCCGCGACCGGCTGGTGGAAGGCCCACCGCGGCGCGCTCGTCGCCCTCGCCCGGCGCGTTCCCTCCGTACGCGGCACGCTCCTGGACCTGACCCCGCCCGGCGGCGGTGACAGCGTCGCACTCACCGGCCTGTGGCTGGACATCCTTCAGGAGTCCGGCGCCACCGCCGGGCTGGAATCGCAGGACCTGCCCGCGGAGCAGCGGTGCGCCGACGGCGCGGCCGGCTGGCTGGAGCGCTTCCACGCCGCCCGCCACGCAGGCTGGGGCACGCGCCCCACACCCCCCGCGCTGCTCGACGTCGTCACCCGCTGCGCGGCGCAGCTGCGCACCGAACTCGCGCGCCCCGGACGGGAGGCGGGCCTGCGGGTGGGCGTCGAGGACGCCGACCTCCTCGACCTGTTGCTCACACTGGAGGTCCCGGTCGCCGATCCGGACCCCGAGGACAAGAGGTACCAGCACAACCAGCTGAACCTGCGCGACTGGGCCATGGCCGACCAGCGCCGCGACCTGGCCGCGGTCGCCGCCGACACGCGCTTCCACCCCGCCTTCCACCGGGCCCTGAACGCCTTCGGCGACGCCGCCGGCGGGACCACCGTCGTCCGGCGCGTCGCCGCCTCGACCGGCACCCGCCCGCTGCTGGCCGAGTGGATGCGCGGCGTCGCCCGCGCCTCCACCGCGGCCGGCCTGCCCGGCGTCCCCGACGCCATCCAGCGGCTGACCTGGCTGCCCGCCGAAGCCCTGGAACTCGCTCCCGAGGAGGTCGCCGCCGCGGCCGCCACCGATCTCGGCGAGACCCTCGCCCGCACCCTGCGGGCCGGTCTCTTCGAGGAACTGGTCTGGCCCGCCTGGGAGAGCGCGGTCGCCGATCTGACACCCGGCCAGGGGCGTCAGGGACTCACCGTCGTCGAGGCCTGGCCGTACCTGATCGTCGCCAACCAGACCCAGGTCCGCGTCATCGACGCCGACACCACCGTCCTCACGCACGACCTGCGCGTCCCCACCGGGTCCAACTACCGGTACGGATTCCACTACGTCGACGGCGACCTGCTGGTCTTCTGGTCCGCGTGGAGCGCCGACCGGACCGAGGGCTACTGGCACTCCTCGCCCGGCACCGTCTTCACCCTGGACACCGACCGCAACCACTGGTCGCTGCGGACCGAGCACGTCTCCCTGCCGCTCCCGGACGGCGGCCGCACCACCGGCGGCGGCGTCCTGCACCGCGGGGACACCGCGCTGCCGAGCGAGCTGCCGGTACTGTCCGACGGCACCTCGTACTGGGTGTGGCAGCGGCGCGACCATTCCTCCGAATGCGACGGGTCCTGCGGGAACCCCGGAAGCGGATGGCGCGAGTACGACCCCGCCGGCAACGCGCTGGGCCGGTTCTCCCTGCCCGGATTCCTCTCCGACGCGCTGCGTGCCCACCCGGAGGACGATGTCGCCACCGGGCAGTCCGGCTGGCTGCGGCCCGCGCCCACCGTCGAGGGCTCGGTCCTCGGCGCACCCGCCGACGGCCTGCTCGGCTGGCGCGCCGTCCGGATCCCCGGCCACGGCTGGCAGGGGACCGACACCGGCGGCCGCACCGTCACCGTGCCCGAAGGCGGCGACTACCCGATCGCCGCGCTCACCTTCCCCGGCGACGACCGTCCGCGCGCCCTGTCGCACCGCTGGCGCGAGCTGAGCATCAGCGACCCGGAGGGCGTGGTCACCGCCCAGTCCCGGGGCGACCACCGCAAGGCGGCCTTCGCCACCGGCAGCGTGGACCTCCCGCCGCTCTCGCACTGGTACGCCCTGCGCCCGCGCGACCCGGAGGGCTCCGCCGCGCTGCGCACGGCCGACGGGGAAACCATCGGCACCCTCCTGAAGGCTGCCGCGGCGGCGGACAAGGCCGCCGACCTGCCCGACCTGGTGAGTGCCGCCCTGCCCCGGGTCACCGCCCCCCGGCTGGTCGGCGGCATCGTCGAGGTCCTGCGCTTCGCCCTCACCCAGCAGAAGGCCCTGGACGCGGTCGCCGCCCGGCTCCACCCGGACGCGGGCCCCGCCGAGGAGACCGTGCAGGGCCCCACCGACCGGATCCTCGACGAGGCGCTCAGCGGACTCACGGGCGCCTCGTACTACCGCAACGGCGCGGACTCCGATGTCGCCCACCGCCTCCTGCGCGAACTCGCCGCCGCCTGCGCGCGGACCGACGCGGCCGAGGTGCCCGGCCGGCTCCACTTCGACGTGCCCGCGCTGCCGTACTCCAACCTGCGGTGGACGCCGCTGCTCGACCAGCCGGCCGCCGTCGCCTACCGGGCCGTCGCCGTCGGCGCCACCGACGAGCAGCGCGAGGCCCTCCTCGGCCTGCTCGGCGCGGTCGACGCCCTGGGCCTGGCCTCGGCCGAGGCCTCCGCCGACCGCTGGCGCCGCGTCCTGCTCCACCTCGACCAGCGCCACCTGCGCACCCCCGACGGCATCGAACGCACCCTCTACCAGCGCAGCGTGCTCCCGCTCGGCGGCGGCGCCGTCATCGCCCTGACCGAGCACAGCGAATCCGTGCCCGACGGGCAGGAGTTCGGCGCCCTGCTCCACGACCCCACCGGCCGCTTCACCGTCCCCGGGCCCTACTCCGTGCGCGGCGAGGCCCCACTCGGCGACCCGTCGCGCGACGCCGGCTGGCTGGCCGCCTTCCTCCAGGAGGCCGCCCGCCGCGGGGCCGCGCCGTTCGTCCCCGAGGCCGCCGAGGAGTTCACCCGTCTCACCGGAGTGCCCGGCGCCCTGGCCCGGCTGGTGATCGCCGGCCTGCCCCACGTCGACACCTGGCAGAGCAATTTCCTGCCCGCCGACCTGCGGACCGCCCTCGGCGTCAAGGCCACCGAGGCCGCTCACGCCCGCAACGAGCTCAGGAGCCTCGACAGCGGGGTACGGCAGGCCGTGGTCGCGGCGCTCCTGCCCGTCGACCCGGCACGGCTGTGGACCGAGGGACCGGACGCGGCCGCCGCGGCCGACGTGTGGAACCGGCGCGTGGGCCGCCGTACGCGAGTGCCCGACTGGCTCCTCGCCGAGGCCGCACGGGCCGTGCGCAGCGGCTGGGCCGCCCACTGCGCCCTGCCCGCCGTCCTCGACCCGGCGGCCTCGCGCGAACTCTCCGCCGACGTGGAGTGGACGGTACGGGGCGACCACGCGGAGCCCGTCCAGCCGGCCACCGAGCCCTTCACCTCGGCCGTGCTGACCGGGACCATGGCCATGGCGGCCTGGCTGGCCCACCGGCTGCCCGCGGGTGATCCCGTACGCGCCGCCCTGCCGCCCGCCCTGACCGCCGTCCGGCAGCGGCTCGCCGCGCCCGGACTGCTGCTCTGCGTCGGGCACTTCACCAGCCTGTCCGACTTCCGCAAGGCGGCGGGCACACCCACCGAGACCGGCGAGGACCACGAGCGGTACGGCGCGGTCGTCATGGCCACCCACGACGGGCAGCCCAAGCCCGCGCTGCGCCCGGCGCTGCTCGACTCCACCGGCTCCGACCCCTACTTGCCGCTGCTGCGCGGCGACGACCAGCGGATCTCGGGAGTCGAGGCGGCGCTGCTGACCGCACACGACCCGCGCTTCGCCGCCCTGCTCGCCGACCCGGGCGCCCCGGCGGCCGGCGCCGTCGACAAGGACGGCACGTGGTGGCCGCAGGACCCGAGCAGGTCGGTCCCCGAGCTGGTCGCCGAGGTCGCCGCCGAGCACGGGCTGGGCGCGGACGCGGCCGCCCTGTACCTCGCGCTGCTCGCCATGCCCGACCCCACCGACCGCAACACCGCCCGCTGGACCGGCTGGAAGCCGGCCCGCCTCAAGGCCGCCCGCGCCGAACTGGCCGCCACCGACCTCGTGGTGTCGGCCGGCCGGAGCCGGGCCGGGCGCTCGCTGTTCCTGCCCGGCGGGTGGGCGGACATGGCCTCCCCGGCGCTGCCCGTGGAGCGGTGGAAGCTCCCGATGTACGGCCACACCCTGCCGGGCATGCTGCTGCCCGCCGAACCGGCCTCGGAGCTCTACCGCCGGGCCTGGCAGCGGGTCCGCGAAGGCGACGTACCGCGCTTCGAGGAACTCAAGGTGAAGCGCACCCGCGCCCGCCGCCGCTGA
- a CDS encoding ATP-binding protein translates to MTVTEQPVPARQALPAEERYAAELAFLAAQDPGPRPPGWALTPRAVVTFVCGSDGAELTLPKGGGKLAIAPKFVGERALVERCVVTLAGERGLLLTGEPGTAKSMLSELLAAAVCGTSALTVQGTAGTTEDAFRYGWNYALLLAGGPSAGALVDSPVLSAMRTGRVVRVEEITRCLPEVQDALVSILSDRRVSVPELTATEDAVVSAAPGFTVIATANLRDRGVSEMSAALKRRFNFETVAPIADADAEATLIRRQAVAAVQRAGAAFAVDDAVLDALVTVFRDLRSGRSAEGWDVERPGTVMSTAEAVQVAASLGVSAAYLPGGDVLDLLPGHLLGVVRKDDPADHGRLLGYWDGPVRRRAEDGSAMWRRLWDLRGSLR, encoded by the coding sequence ATGACCGTCACCGAACAGCCCGTACCCGCCCGGCAGGCGCTGCCCGCCGAGGAGCGGTACGCCGCCGAACTCGCCTTCCTCGCCGCCCAGGACCCCGGCCCCCGCCCGCCCGGCTGGGCGCTGACCCCGCGCGCCGTCGTCACCTTCGTCTGCGGCAGCGACGGCGCCGAGCTCACCCTGCCCAAGGGCGGCGGCAAGCTCGCCATCGCCCCCAAGTTCGTCGGCGAACGGGCCCTGGTGGAGCGGTGCGTGGTCACCCTCGCCGGAGAACGCGGGCTGCTGCTCACCGGCGAGCCCGGCACCGCCAAATCGATGCTCAGCGAGCTGCTGGCCGCCGCCGTCTGCGGCACCAGCGCCCTCACGGTGCAGGGCACGGCCGGAACCACGGAGGACGCCTTCCGCTACGGCTGGAACTACGCGCTGCTGCTGGCCGGCGGGCCGAGCGCGGGAGCCCTGGTCGACTCGCCGGTGCTCTCCGCCATGCGGACGGGGCGGGTGGTCCGCGTCGAGGAGATCACCCGCTGCCTGCCCGAGGTGCAGGACGCGCTGGTGTCCATCCTGTCCGACCGGCGGGTCAGCGTGCCCGAACTGACCGCCACCGAGGACGCGGTGGTCTCGGCGGCGCCAGGCTTCACGGTCATCGCGACCGCCAACCTGCGCGACCGCGGCGTCTCCGAGATGTCCGCCGCCCTCAAGCGGCGCTTCAACTTCGAGACCGTCGCCCCGATCGCCGACGCGGACGCCGAGGCCACGCTGATCCGCCGCCAGGCGGTCGCCGCCGTCCAGCGGGCCGGCGCCGCCTTCGCCGTCGACGACGCGGTGCTCGACGCGCTCGTCACCGTCTTCCGGGACCTGCGTTCCGGGCGTTCCGCCGAGGGCTGGGACGTGGAGCGCCCCGGTACGGTCATGTCCACCGCCGAAGCCGTGCAGGTGGCGGCCTCGCTGGGGGTCTCGGCCGCGTACCTGCCGGGCGGGGACGTGCTGGACCTGCTGCCGGGGCACCTGCTGGGCGTCGTACGCAAGGACGACCCGGCCGACCACGGGCGGCTGCTGGGGTACTGGGACGGCCCGGTGCGCCGCCGGGCCGAGGACGGCTCGGCGATGTGGCGCCGCCTCTGGGACCTGCGCGGGAGCCTGCGGTGA
- a CDS encoding DUF5682 family protein, producing the protein MTKTDPRAAVDALAASGEPYLLGVRHHSPALAAMVPALLDASGADVVCVELPTDFQPWLEHLADPETVAPVALAGTGGDGRLAFYPFADFSPELAAIRWARGSGAAVVCCDLPLSDRGWTAPDAAPGRDAALLPAPGATRPAGPAAGSPPDPAAGAGRTFGDGLTAAGTGRDGDDLWDRAVEVLAPGCSPEAVRRAALGVGWALRQDAPAVPETDLAREAHMRDVIGSATAAGHRVAAVIGAFHAPALLGTGTVPRPRSGEAGAGAGACADPAVTSFVPYSFDLLDSRSGYPAGIRDPLWQQAVLRAAGDPGRLRDAASVAVTGLCRELRRAGHTAGTGEAAETLRLACDLAALRGLPAPGRGELLEAVTTVLGQGEPLGRGRALARALEAVLVGTARGRITPHAPRSGLGPSVEAELAQLRLPAPDDPAPREVRLDPLRSALDGRREVLLQRLLVCGASYGEPLTVATTGDGTALGTKWRLSWTPSVPARLDLAGVRGVTAAQAAAGTLRDTARRAAADGGPTPAQILAGLAAAARCDLPELVDVRLQEAATVLPQTAALPELLEALDLLESLRRGHLPGTRAESRTAAAALGGDLLEAAVRSLPGLAGSDDPADAAALVALADRASAHHLGLRTDAALAALAASASPLMQGAAMAVRVLLDLDPAARLGDRAAGWIDGAATADGRRALTRRLAGLLTAAGPLLQSSPAALAPLLDRVEHLTDRLFLDRLPALRGGFDALSPAARDRLLDTVAERLGDRIDLALDAPPALLALWAAADAAGLAALGELPLPAADAPPLPMPQTTTAAEAIEAVEAVDAPRAPAPTGLRLAPADRWRLLLGRERDRLPAGARRYAHALDELYGAGRGEGASGVDGGQGGGQEASFPTAREWSQELEALFGADVREEVLGEAAGAGRTDVLAQLDPATVRPSVELLSSVLSLAGGLPEAQLARLRPLVRRLVDELAKELATRLRPALSGLATPRPTRRPGGRLDLARTLRANLAHTRRRPDGSVVVVPERPVFSTRANRESDWRLILVVDVSGSMEASVIWSALTAAVLGGVPTLSTHFLAFSTQVVDLTDRVEDPLSLLLEVRVGGGTHIAAGLAHARSLITVPSRTLVVVVSDFEEGAPIGGLLGEVRALAASGAQLLGCAALDDTGTPRYSVPVARQLVTAGMPVAALSPLALARWVGDRLRGESR; encoded by the coding sequence GTGACGAAGACCGATCCGCGGGCCGCGGTGGACGCCCTCGCCGCGTCCGGCGAGCCGTACCTGCTCGGGGTACGCCACCACAGCCCCGCGCTGGCCGCGATGGTCCCCGCCCTGCTGGACGCCTCGGGCGCGGACGTGGTCTGCGTCGAACTGCCGACGGACTTCCAGCCGTGGCTGGAGCACCTGGCCGACCCGGAGACCGTCGCCCCGGTCGCCCTCGCGGGCACGGGCGGGGACGGCCGCCTGGCGTTCTACCCGTTCGCGGACTTCTCCCCGGAACTGGCCGCGATCCGCTGGGCCCGCGGGTCCGGCGCGGCCGTCGTCTGCTGCGACCTCCCGCTGTCCGACCGCGGCTGGACCGCGCCGGACGCCGCCCCGGGCCGGGACGCCGCCCTGCTCCCGGCTCCGGGCGCGACCCGGCCCGCGGGTCCGGCGGCGGGCTCGCCGCCGGACCCGGCCGCGGGGGCCGGCCGTACCTTCGGCGACGGCCTCACCGCCGCCGGGACGGGCCGCGACGGTGACGACCTGTGGGACCGCGCCGTCGAGGTCCTGGCACCCGGCTGCTCCCCGGAGGCCGTCCGGCGGGCGGCCCTCGGCGTCGGTTGGGCCCTGCGCCAGGACGCGCCGGCCGTACCGGAGACGGACCTGGCCCGCGAGGCCCACATGCGGGACGTCATCGGTTCCGCCACCGCCGCGGGCCACCGGGTGGCGGCGGTGATCGGCGCCTTCCACGCCCCGGCCCTCCTGGGCACCGGCACTGTGCCGCGTCCCCGCTCCGGCGAGGCCGGGGCGGGCGCCGGCGCGTGCGCGGACCCGGCCGTCACCTCGTTCGTGCCGTACTCCTTCGACCTGCTCGACTCCCGCTCCGGGTATCCCGCCGGGATCCGGGATCCCCTCTGGCAGCAGGCCGTCCTGCGTGCCGCGGGCGACCCCGGGCGCCTGCGGGACGCGGCCTCCGTCGCCGTCACCGGACTCTGCCGGGAGCTGCGCCGCGCCGGGCACACCGCGGGGACGGGCGAGGCCGCCGAGACCCTACGGCTCGCCTGCGACCTGGCCGCCCTGCGCGGACTCCCCGCGCCCGGGCGCGGGGAGCTCCTGGAGGCCGTCACCACCGTCCTCGGCCAGGGCGAACCCCTCGGCCGCGGCCGGGCGCTGGCCCGCGCCCTGGAGGCGGTACTCGTCGGCACCGCCCGCGGGCGGATCACCCCGCACGCGCCCCGCTCCGGCCTCGGCCCCTCCGTCGAGGCCGAGCTGGCACAGCTGCGGCTGCCCGCACCGGACGATCCCGCCCCCCGCGAGGTCCGCCTCGACCCGCTGCGCTCCGCCCTCGACGGCCGCCGCGAGGTTCTCCTCCAGCGGCTCCTGGTCTGCGGCGCCTCCTACGGCGAGCCCCTCACGGTCGCCACGACCGGCGACGGGACCGCCCTCGGTACCAAGTGGCGGCTGTCCTGGACGCCTTCCGTCCCGGCCCGGCTCGATCTCGCCGGGGTCCGCGGCGTCACCGCCGCCCAGGCGGCCGCCGGCACCCTGCGTGACACGGCGCGCCGCGCCGCCGCCGACGGCGGGCCGACCCCGGCGCAGATCCTCGCCGGGCTGGCCGCCGCCGCGCGGTGCGATCTGCCCGAGCTGGTCGACGTACGGCTCCAGGAGGCGGCCACCGTCCTGCCGCAGACCGCGGCCCTGCCCGAACTCCTCGAGGCCCTCGACCTCCTGGAGTCCCTCCGCCGCGGCCATCTCCCGGGCACCCGCGCCGAGTCCCGTACCGCCGCCGCCGCGCTCGGCGGCGACCTGCTCGAAGCGGCGGTCCGGTCCCTGCCCGGCCTCGCGGGAAGCGACGACCCCGCCGACGCGGCCGCTCTCGTGGCCCTCGCCGACCGCGCCTCCGCGCACCACCTCGGGCTGCGCACCGACGCGGCCCTCGCGGCCCTGGCCGCCTCCGCGTCCCCGCTGATGCAGGGCGCGGCCATGGCCGTACGGGTCCTCCTCGACCTCGATCCGGCCGCCCGGCTCGGCGACCGGGCCGCCGGCTGGATCGACGGCGCCGCCACCGCCGACGGCCGCCGCGCCCTGACCCGCCGCCTCGCGGGACTCCTCACGGCCGCCGGACCACTGCTCCAGTCCTCCCCGGCCGCCCTCGCCCCGCTCCTCGACCGCGTCGAGCACCTCACCGACCGCCTCTTCCTCGATCGTCTGCCCGCCCTGCGCGGCGGCTTCGACGCCCTTTCCCCCGCCGCCCGCGACCGGTTGCTGGACACGGTGGCCGAGCGGCTGGGCGACCGGATCGACCTCGCGCTCGACGCGCCGCCCGCGCTGCTCGCCCTCTGGGCCGCCGCCGACGCTGCCGGGCTCGCCGCCCTGGGTGAACTCCCGCTGCCCGCCGCGGACGCGCCGCCGCTCCCGATGCCGCAGACCACCACGGCCGCCGAAGCGATCGAAGCCGTCGAAGCGGTCGACGCCCCGCGCGCACCCGCCCCCACCGGCCTGCGGCTCGCCCCCGCCGACCGCTGGCGGCTGCTGCTCGGCCGCGAACGCGACCGCCTCCCCGCGGGCGCCCGCCGCTACGCCCACGCCCTCGACGAGCTGTACGGCGCCGGCCGTGGCGAAGGCGCCTCGGGCGTCGACGGCGGCCAGGGCGGCGGCCAGGAGGCCTCGTTCCCCACCGCCCGCGAGTGGTCGCAGGAGCTGGAGGCGCTGTTCGGCGCCGACGTACGGGAGGAAGTGCTGGGCGAAGCGGCCGGAGCGGGCCGCACCGACGTACTGGCCCAGCTCGACCCGGCGACCGTACGCCCCTCCGTGGAACTGCTCAGCTCCGTCCTGTCCCTCGCCGGCGGGCTGCCCGAAGCCCAACTGGCCCGGCTGCGCCCCCTGGTCAGGAGACTGGTCGACGAACTCGCCAAGGAGCTGGCCACCCGGCTGCGCCCGGCCCTCTCCGGCCTCGCCACCCCGCGTCCCACCCGCCGCCCCGGCGGCAGGCTCGACCTGGCCCGCACCCTGCGCGCCAACCTCGCGCACACCCGGCGGCGGCCCGACGGAAGTGTGGTCGTGGTCCCGGAACGGCCGGTCTTCAGCACCCGGGCGAACCGCGAGAGCGACTGGCGGCTCATCCTCGTCGTCGACGTCTCCGGCTCGATGGAGGCGTCCGTCATCTGGTCGGCGCTCACCGCGGCCGTACTGGGCGGCGTACCGACCCTGTCCACCCACTTCCTCGCCTTCTCCACCCAGGTCGTGGACCTCACCGACCGGGTCGAGGACCCGCTCTCGCTCCTGCTGGAGGTCCGCGTCGGCGGTGGCACGCACATCGCCGCCGGACTCGCGCACGCCCGCTCGCTGATCACCGTTCCGAGCCGCACCCTCGTCGTCGTGGTCAGCGACTTCGAGGAGGGTGCCCCGATCGGCGGGCTCCTCGGAGAGGTCCGCGCACTCGCCGCCTCCGGCGCCCAACTCCTGGGCTGCGCCGCGCTCGACGACACCGGCACGCCCCGGTACTCGGTCCCGGTCGCCCGGCAACTCGTCACGGCCGGCATGCCGGTGGCCGCCCTCAGTCCGCTCGCCCTTGCCCGCTGGGTCGGCGACCGCCTCCGTGGAGAATCCCGTTGA
- a CDS encoding MarR family winged helix-turn-helix transcriptional regulator, with protein sequence MAEQDDRRAVFRDYIDAVGLHGMAGAEAAGLQASEWYALSRITLAGGLTSGELAAGTGLTTGATTRLIDRLERAGYVRRTADPADRRKVVVEAVPGTLAEVEAAVGPARRRIADVLAGYTPEQLDLLFDYFTRAAPAFREATEEIRAATQERKGGR encoded by the coding sequence ATGGCGGAGCAGGACGACCGGCGTGCGGTCTTTCGGGACTACATCGATGCCGTGGGGCTGCACGGCATGGCGGGCGCGGAGGCAGCTGGCCTCCAGGCGTCCGAGTGGTACGCCCTCAGCCGCATCACCCTGGCGGGCGGGCTCACTTCGGGCGAGCTCGCGGCCGGGACGGGGCTCACGACGGGCGCCACGACGCGGCTGATCGACCGGCTGGAGCGCGCGGGTTACGTACGCCGTACCGCCGACCCGGCGGACCGGCGCAAGGTCGTGGTCGAGGCCGTGCCCGGCACGCTGGCGGAAGTCGAGGCGGCCGTGGGCCCGGCCCGGAGGCGGATCGCCGACGTACTCGCCGGGTACACGCCGGAGCAACTGGACCTGCTCTTCGACTACTTCACGCGCGCGGCCCCCGCGTTCCGTGAGGCGACGGAGGAGATCCGGGCGGCGACCCAGGAGCGCAAGGGCGGCCGCTAG
- a CDS encoding SgcJ/EcaC family oxidoreductase gives MNTRTVKAFKTVKRATLATAAVLTLGAAGAYLYLDTTSDVRRPGTEACADVIPAGANRADGEAVCATLDALTAAWGRGDADAYGRQFTENATYTTYVGSHYEGRSDITEGHRALFEDFVKGTELAASYLDLRFLGKDAAVLTGRGDDYSGSKPGPAELSKVQTYTLVRDTDGTWRIAAFHNTQRHNVMERFSFLYSPATAPKAEK, from the coding sequence GTGAACACCAGGACCGTCAAGGCCTTCAAGACCGTCAAGCGCGCCACGCTCGCCACGGCCGCCGTCCTCACCCTCGGCGCCGCCGGCGCGTATCTCTACCTCGACACCACCTCCGACGTGCGGCGCCCCGGCACGGAAGCGTGCGCCGACGTCATCCCGGCGGGCGCGAACCGCGCGGACGGCGAGGCCGTCTGCGCCACTCTCGACGCCCTCACCGCCGCCTGGGGCCGGGGCGACGCGGACGCGTACGGCCGCCAGTTCACCGAGAACGCCACGTACACCACCTATGTCGGCAGCCACTACGAGGGCCGCTCCGACATCACCGAGGGCCACCGGGCGCTCTTCGAGGACTTCGTCAAGGGCACCGAGCTGGCCGCCTCCTACCTCGACCTGCGCTTCCTCGGAAAGGACGCCGCCGTCCTGACGGGCCGGGGCGACGACTACAGCGGCAGCAAGCCCGGCCCCGCCGAGCTGTCCAAGGTCCAGACGTACACCCTGGTCCGCGACACCGACGGCACCTGGCGCATCGCGGCCTTCCACAACACCCAGCGGCACAACGTCATGGAGCGGTTCTCGTTCCTCTACTCCCCGGCCACGGCCCCGAAGGCGGAGAAATGA